The following are encoded together in the Brassica napus cultivar Da-Ae chromosome A9, Da-Ae, whole genome shotgun sequence genome:
- the LOC106368863 gene encoding zinc finger A20 and AN1 domain-containing stress-associated protein 1 produces the protein MNLCSKCYHDLRVTQEASFEPETSLESALASSSSSSESSGTAAQTSAKTRRCLSCNKKVGLMGFKCKCGSTFCGDHRYPENHECEFDFRGQGRDAISKANPLVKGEKVKRF, from the coding sequence ATGAACCTCTGCTCCAAATGCTATCACGACCTCAGAGTCACCCAAGAAGCCTCCTTCGAACCCGAAACCTCCCTTGAATCTGCTCTTgcgtcgtcatcatcatcatcagagagCAGTGGAACGGCTGCACAGACTAGTGCCAAGACGAGGAGGTGCTTGAGCTGTAACAAGAAAGTGGGCTTGATGGGGTTTAAGTGCAAGTGTGGGAGTACATTCTGCGGAGACCATAGATATCCCGAGAATCACGAATGCGAGTTCGATTTCAGAGGACAAGGAAGAGATGCGATTAGCAAAGCTAATCCCTTGGTGAAGGGTGAAAAGGTCAAGAGATTCTAA
- the LOC106368860 gene encoding 4-coumarate--CoA ligase-like 1 — protein METQKQDNEHIFRSLYPSVPIPDKLTLPEFVLQGVEEFTENVAFVEAVTGKAVTYGDVVRDTKRLAKALTSLGLRKGQVMVVVLPNVAEYGIIALGIMSAGGVFSGANPTALVSEIKKQVEASGARGIITDSTNFEKVKALGLPVIVLGEEKIEGAVNWKDLLEAGDRSGDNNREKILQTDLCALPFSSGTTGLQKGVMLTHRNLIANLCSTLFSVRSEMIGQIVTLGLIPFFHIYGIVGICCATMKNKGKVVAMSRYDLRLFLNALITHEVLFAPIVPPIILNLVKNPIVDEFDLSKLKLRSVMTAAAPLAPELLTAFEAKFPNVQVQEAYGLTEHSCITLTHGDPDKGQGIAKRNSVGFILPNLEVKFIDPDTGRSLPKNTSGELCVRSQCVMQGYFENKEETEKTIDEEGWLHTGDIGYIDDDGDIFIVDRIKELIKYKGFQVAPAELEAILLTHPSVEDVAVVPLPDEEAGEIPVACVVMNPKAKEKEEDILSFVAANVAHYKKIRAVHFVDSIPKSLSGKIMRRLLRDNILSIKKTLF, from the exons ATGGAGACTCAAAAGCAAGACAATGAACACATTTTCCGCAGTCTATATCCATCTGTGCCCATTCCCGACAAGCTTACACTG CCTGAGTTTGTGCTCCAAGGAGTAGAAGAATTCACAGAGAATGTGGCGTTCGTTGAAGCTGTGACCGGTAAAGCCGTCACGTACGGTGATGTAGTGAGAGATACAAAGAGGCTAGCCAAAGCGTTGACCTCACTTGGACTAAGGAAAGGTCAAGTAATGGTTGTGGTTCTACCAAATGTCGCCGAGTATGGGATTATTGCCCTTGGCATTATGTCCGCCGGTGGAGTTTTCTCTGGCGCTAATCCGACGGCTCTTGTCTCCGAGATCAAGAAGCAAGTTGAAGCTTCTGGTGCTAGAGGAATCATCACTGATTCTACTAACTTCGAAAAG GTGAAGGCTTTAGGCTTACCGGTAATAGTGTTAGGTGAAGAGAAGATCGAAGGAGCAGTGAACTGGAAAGATCTTCTAGAAGCAGGAGACAGATCTGGAGATAACAACAGAGAGAAGATACTTCAGACAGATCTATGTGCACTTCCTTTCTCTTCAGGCACAACAGGATTACAAAAAGGAGTGATGCTCACACATCGCAACCTCATAGCAAATCTTTGCTCTACTCTCTTCAGCGTCCGGTCTGAAATGATCGGCCAGATCGTGACTCTTGGTTTGATTCCGTTCTTTCACATTTACGGTATCGTTGGAATCTGTTGTGCTACGATGAAGAATAAAGGCAAAGTTGTTGCTATGAGTCGGTATGATCTAAGGCTTTTCTTGAATGCTTTGATTACTCATGAGGTCTTGTTTGCGCCTATTGTTCCACCTATTATATTGAATCTTGTCAAGAATCCGATCGTCGATGAGTTTGATCTTTCTAAGCTTAAACTCCGTTCTGTTATGACGGCTGCTGCTCCCTTAGCCCCCGAGCTTCTCACTGCCTTTGAAGCCAAGTTTCCTAATGTTCAAGTCCAAGAG GCTTACGGATTAACGGAGCATAGCTGCATTACTTTAACTCACGGTGATCCTGATAAAGGACAAGGAATCGCGAAACGAAACTCTGTCGGTTTTATACTTCCCAATCTCGAGGTGAAGTTCATAGATCCTGACACTGGCCGGTCGCTTCCGAAGAACACTTCTGGTGAGCTCTGTGTGCGGAGCCAATGTGTGATGCAAGGTTACTTCGAGAACAAGGAAGAGACGGAGAAGACGATCGATGAAGAAGGTTGGCTTCACACTGGAGATATAGGTTAcattgatgatgatggagaCATTTTCATCGTTGATCGCATCAAAGAACTTATCAAATACAAGGGCTTTCAG GTGGCTCCAGCGGAGCTTGAAGCTATTCTACTCACTCATCCATCAGTTGAAGACGTAGCCGTCGTGCC GTTACCGGACGAGGAAGCGGGAGAGATTCCGGTGGCTTGTGTTGTTATGAATCCAAAAgcgaaagagaaagaagaagacatcctTAGCTTTGTTGCGGCAAATGTGGCTCACTACAAGAAGATCAGAGCCGTCCATTTTGTGGATTCAATTCCCAAGTCTCTCTCTGGTAAAATCATGAGGAGGCTTCTCAGAGACAACATCCTCAGCATCAAGAAAACGCTATTCTAA
- the LOC111197895 gene encoding copper chaperone for superoxide dismutase, chloroplastic/cytosolic isoform X2, translating to MMSFLRSVATIPRAASATPTESSLHSFSSTKPQTFPFPSSHRSLPRLRWGYKRIFASSPMACVPQATAVSEFKGPAIFGVVRFVQISMENVIIEASFGGLSPGKHSWCINEYGDLTKGAASTGNIYNPLQDDETATQLPGDLGTLEADQNGEALYTVKKEKMKVTDLIGRAVVVYETEDMSLQGITAAVVARSGEVGESCRKLCSCDGTTVWEATVY from the exons ATGATGTCATTTCTGAGGTCAGTGGCAACGATCCCACGAGCTGCATCTGCGACTCCGACCGAGTCTTCACTCCATTCTTTCTCCTCTACCAAACCTCAGACATTCCCCTTTCCATCTTCTCACCGATCTTTGCCTAGACTTCGTTGGGGATACAAGAGAATCTTTGCTAGCTCTCCCATGGCGTGTGTTCCTCAAG cTACTGCAGTATCAGAATTCAAAGGCCCAGCCATCTTCGGTGTGGTTCGATTCGTTCAAATTTCCATGGAAAATGTAATAATTGAAGCCAGTTTTGGTGGGTTGTCTCCAGGAAAACACAGTTGGTGTATCAATGAGTATGGAGATCTCACAAAAGGAGCTGCTTCTACAGGGAATATATACAATCCTTTACAAGATGATGAAACCGCCACACAG CTACCAGGCGACCTAGGAACGTTGGAGGCAGACCAAAATGGAGAAGCGTTATATACGgtaaagaaagagaagatgaaggTAACGGATCTGATTGGACGAGCTGTTGTGGTTTATGAAACAGAGGATATGTCGTTACAGGGGATTACTGCTGCTGTTGTTGCTAGAAGCGGAGAAGTAGGAGAGAGTTGCAGAAAGCTTTGTTCTTGTGATGGAACCACCGTTTGGGAAGCTACTGTTTACTGA
- the LOC106365271 gene encoding metacaspase-5-like, which yields MIRRFTTQIIKSSPMVKKAVLIGINYPGTEGELRGCVNDVKRMHRCLVDRFGFSEENITELIDTDKSKIQPTGKNIRQALSELVGSANPGDVLFVHYSGHGVRLPPETGEDDDTGFDECIVPCDMNNITDDEIREIVDKVPEDCSITIVSDSCHSGGLIDATKEQIGESTKKAGKAVKTTEEIEQEEMRNGVHVVNRSLSLESMINMLKQETGNDDIEVGSIRRSLLHAFGEDASPKVQETEGLKAATKKQVVRKKDKGILLSGCQTDQTSGDVRTKGQAYGAFSDAIQIILDETKGKKITNKELVLGVKELLEYECYPQQPGLYCSDSNADAPFIC from the exons atgatAAGAAGATTCACAACACAAATCATCAAATCATCACCAATGGTGAAGAAAGCAGTACTGATTGGGATCAACTACCCAGGAACCGAGGGAGAGTTACGTGGCTGCGTCAACGACGTCAAGCGAATGCACAGATGCCTCGTTGACCGGTTCGGATTCTCAGAGGAAAACATCACCGAGCTGATTGATACCGACAAGTCCAAGATCCAACCCACTGGTAAGAACATACGACAGGCATTGTCGGAGCTTGTGGGATCAGCTAACCCTGGAGATGTTCTCTTCGTACACTACAGTGGACACGGTGTGAGGCTGCCTCCGGAGACTGGTGAAGACGATGATACTGGTTTCGATGAGTGTATTGTTCCCTGTGATATGAACAACATCACTG atgatGAAATCAGGGAGATTGTTGATAAAGTGCCTGAAGACTGCTCCATTACAATCGTCTCGGACTCTTGTCATAGTGGTGGTCTCATTGACGCAACCAAGGAGCAGATAGGAGAGAGCACCAAGAAGGCGGGGAAAGCAGTAAAGACTACTGAGGAGATTGAACAAGAAGAGATGAGGAACGGAGTCCATGTGGTAAACAGATCTCTGTCTCTGGAGAGTATGATCAATATGCTAAAGCAAGAAACAGGAAATGATGATATAGAGGTGGGGAGTATCAGGAGGTCTCTTCTCCATGCGTTTGGAGAAGATGCATCTCCAAAAGTGCAGGAAACTGAAGGCCTCAAGGCGGCGACGAAGAAACAAGTGGTGAGAAAGAAAGACAAGGGCATTTTGCTAAGTGGATGTCAGACTGATCAGACTTCAGGAGATGTACGCACCAAGGGACAAGCATATGGAGCATTCAGCGATGCAATACAGATAATACTTGATGAGACAAAAGGTAAGAAGATCACAAACAAAGAACTGGTTTTAGGTGTGAAAGAGCTTCTTGAGTATGAATGTTATCCTCAACAACCGGGGCTATATTGCAGCGATAGTAATGCTGATGCTCCATTCATATGCTGA
- the LOC111197895 gene encoding copper chaperone for superoxide dismutase, chloroplastic/cytosolic isoform X4 has translation MMSFLRSVATIPRAASATPTESSLHSFSSTKPQTFPFPSSHRSLPRLRWGYKRIFASSPMACVPQATAVSEFKGPAIFGKHSWCINEYGDLTKGAASTGNIYNPLQDDETATQLPGDLGTLEADQNGEALYTVKKEKMKVTDLIGRAVVVYETEDMSLQGITAAVVARSGEVGESCRKLCSCDGTTVWEATVY, from the exons ATGATGTCATTTCTGAGGTCAGTGGCAACGATCCCACGAGCTGCATCTGCGACTCCGACCGAGTCTTCACTCCATTCTTTCTCCTCTACCAAACCTCAGACATTCCCCTTTCCATCTTCTCACCGATCTTTGCCTAGACTTCGTTGGGGATACAAGAGAATCTTTGCTAGCTCTCCCATGGCGTGTGTTCCTCAAG cTACTGCAGTATCAGAATTCAAAGGCCCAGCCATCTTCG GAAAACACAGTTGGTGTATCAATGAGTATGGAGATCTCACAAAAGGAGCTGCTTCTACAGGGAATATATACAATCCTTTACAAGATGATGAAACCGCCACACAG CTACCAGGCGACCTAGGAACGTTGGAGGCAGACCAAAATGGAGAAGCGTTATATACGgtaaagaaagagaagatgaaggTAACGGATCTGATTGGACGAGCTGTTGTGGTTTATGAAACAGAGGATATGTCGTTACAGGGGATTACTGCTGCTGTTGTTGCTAGAAGCGGAGAAGTAGGAGAGAGTTGCAGAAAGCTTTGTTCTTGTGATGGAACCACCGTTTGGGAAGCTACTGTTTACTGA
- the LOC111197895 gene encoding copper chaperone for superoxide dismutase, chloroplastic/cytosolic isoform X1, producing MMSFLRSVATIPRAASATPTESSLHSFSSTKPQTFPFPSSHRSLPRLRWGYKRIFASSPMACVPQVSATAVSEFKGPAIFGVVRFVQISMENVIIEASFGGLSPGKHSWCINEYGDLTKGAASTGNIYNPLQDDETATQLPGDLGTLEADQNGEALYTVKKEKMKVTDLIGRAVVVYETEDMSLQGITAAVVARSGEVGESCRKLCSCDGTTVWEATVY from the exons ATGATGTCATTTCTGAGGTCAGTGGCAACGATCCCACGAGCTGCATCTGCGACTCCGACCGAGTCTTCACTCCATTCTTTCTCCTCTACCAAACCTCAGACATTCCCCTTTCCATCTTCTCACCGATCTTTGCCTAGACTTCGTTGGGGATACAAGAGAATCTTTGCTAGCTCTCCCATGGCGTGTGTTCCTCAAG tttcagcTACTGCAGTATCAGAATTCAAAGGCCCAGCCATCTTCGGTGTGGTTCGATTCGTTCAAATTTCCATGGAAAATGTAATAATTGAAGCCAGTTTTGGTGGGTTGTCTCCAGGAAAACACAGTTGGTGTATCAATGAGTATGGAGATCTCACAAAAGGAGCTGCTTCTACAGGGAATATATACAATCCTTTACAAGATGATGAAACCGCCACACAG CTACCAGGCGACCTAGGAACGTTGGAGGCAGACCAAAATGGAGAAGCGTTATATACGgtaaagaaagagaagatgaaggTAACGGATCTGATTGGACGAGCTGTTGTGGTTTATGAAACAGAGGATATGTCGTTACAGGGGATTACTGCTGCTGTTGTTGCTAGAAGCGGAGAAGTAGGAGAGAGTTGCAGAAAGCTTTGTTCTTGTGATGGAACCACCGTTTGGGAAGCTACTGTTTACTGA
- the LOC111197895 gene encoding copper chaperone for superoxide dismutase, chloroplastic/cytosolic isoform X3 — protein MMSFLRSVATIPRAASATPTESSLHSFSSTKPQTFPFPSSHRSLPRLRWGYKRIFASSPMACVPQVSATAVSEFKGPAIFGKHSWCINEYGDLTKGAASTGNIYNPLQDDETATQLPGDLGTLEADQNGEALYTVKKEKMKVTDLIGRAVVVYETEDMSLQGITAAVVARSGEVGESCRKLCSCDGTTVWEATVY, from the exons ATGATGTCATTTCTGAGGTCAGTGGCAACGATCCCACGAGCTGCATCTGCGACTCCGACCGAGTCTTCACTCCATTCTTTCTCCTCTACCAAACCTCAGACATTCCCCTTTCCATCTTCTCACCGATCTTTGCCTAGACTTCGTTGGGGATACAAGAGAATCTTTGCTAGCTCTCCCATGGCGTGTGTTCCTCAAG tttcagcTACTGCAGTATCAGAATTCAAAGGCCCAGCCATCTTCG GAAAACACAGTTGGTGTATCAATGAGTATGGAGATCTCACAAAAGGAGCTGCTTCTACAGGGAATATATACAATCCTTTACAAGATGATGAAACCGCCACACAG CTACCAGGCGACCTAGGAACGTTGGAGGCAGACCAAAATGGAGAAGCGTTATATACGgtaaagaaagagaagatgaaggTAACGGATCTGATTGGACGAGCTGTTGTGGTTTATGAAACAGAGGATATGTCGTTACAGGGGATTACTGCTGCTGTTGTTGCTAGAAGCGGAGAAGTAGGAGAGAGTTGCAGAAAGCTTTGTTCTTGTGATGGAACCACCGTTTGGGAAGCTACTGTTTACTGA
- the LOC111197895 gene encoding copper chaperone for superoxide dismutase, chloroplastic/cytosolic isoform X5 — MMSFLRSVATIPRAASATPTESSLHSFSSTKPQTFPFPSSHRSLPRLRWGYKRIFASSPMACVPQGKHSWCINEYGDLTKGAASTGNIYNPLQDDETATQLPGDLGTLEADQNGEALYTVKKEKMKVTDLIGRAVVVYETEDMSLQGITAAVVARSGEVGESCRKLCSCDGTTVWEATVY, encoded by the exons ATGATGTCATTTCTGAGGTCAGTGGCAACGATCCCACGAGCTGCATCTGCGACTCCGACCGAGTCTTCACTCCATTCTTTCTCCTCTACCAAACCTCAGACATTCCCCTTTCCATCTTCTCACCGATCTTTGCCTAGACTTCGTTGGGGATACAAGAGAATCTTTGCTAGCTCTCCCATGGCGTGTGTTCCTCAAG GAAAACACAGTTGGTGTATCAATGAGTATGGAGATCTCACAAAAGGAGCTGCTTCTACAGGGAATATATACAATCCTTTACAAGATGATGAAACCGCCACACAG CTACCAGGCGACCTAGGAACGTTGGAGGCAGACCAAAATGGAGAAGCGTTATATACGgtaaagaaagagaagatgaaggTAACGGATCTGATTGGACGAGCTGTTGTGGTTTATGAAACAGAGGATATGTCGTTACAGGGGATTACTGCTGCTGTTGTTGCTAGAAGCGGAGAAGTAGGAGAGAGTTGCAGAAAGCTTTGTTCTTGTGATGGAACCACCGTTTGGGAAGCTACTGTTTACTGA